DNA from Mesorhizobium sp. DCY119:
CCATCGGCGCGCCAGTCTCCCGTTTGTCCTCGCAGGTTCAAAAGGCGAGGGCGGCGATCGGGCCGCCACCCTCACGCTTCAAGAGGATCAGGATTCGGCGCCGTAGACGTCGAACTTGAAGTACTTGTCGTTGATTTCCTTGTATTTGCCGTTGGCGCGGATCGCCTTGATCGCAGCGCTGAATTCGGCTGCGAGCGCGTCGCCCTTGCGGACCGCTATGCCGGCGCCGGGTCCGAAGATTTCGACCGGCTGCGGCGAGGGCTGGCCCAGCAGCTTGCAGCAGGCGCCGTCGGCGGAATCAAGCCACTGCGACAGCACGACGATATCGTCTTCCACGGCGTCGAGACGGCCATTGGCGATATCGAGCTGGTATTCCTGGGCGGTCGGATAGGCCTTGACCTCGCCATCGGTGAAGGTCTTTTCCGCGTAGTTGAAGTGGGTGGTGGAGCCCTGCACGCCGATCGTCTTGCCGGCGAGGTCTTCCTTGGTCACGCCCTTGAGCTCGCTGTCTTTCGGCACGGCGATGGCCGAAGGCGTGTTGTAGTACTTCTCGGAGAAGTCGACCTTTTCCAGGCGCTCCGGGGTGATCGACATGGAAGCGATGATGGCGTCGAACTTGCCGGCCTGAAGGGCGGGGATGATGCCGTCCCAGTCCTGGGTCACGAATTCGCACTTTGCCTTCATCTCTTCGCACAGCGCGTTGGCGATATCGATGTCGAAGCCTTCCAGCTTGCCGTCGGCGGTCAGGTTGTTGAAGGGCGGATAGGCGCCTTCGGTGCCGATCTTGATGGTCTTTTCCTGGGCCTGGGCTGCGCCGATCGCCAGCGCCATGACAGATACCCCAAGCGCGACACGCATAAGAATACGCATGATGTTCCTCTCTGTTGTTGCCCGCCGCTGATGATTGCGGCGTCGTCCAGGGCCGCCTCCCGGTGACCCGCAGAACGCGATACTGCGTCTGTTTTCAGGAAGAAAGCAACTGCAAATACGCCCCCGGCAAACGACTTTACGTCAACTTGCCGGTGTGTACGCAAGTTCATTCCGGCGGCATAAATCGCTGCCGGGACATGACGTTACGTCAGCTTTTTCAAGCCGGTCGTGGTTTCGATGAAATCGGCTATCGCGGCAATGTCGTCGATCCCGAATGTTAGCAGGCGTTCTCCCGACACCGGATGATCGGCGGCGATGGCGACGATGTTGGGATCGTTGGCCGATAGCGGTGCTGTGTCTTTCGCTTCCAGCCGGCGCGCCTCGATCTTCTTGTGCGCCTCGCGCTTGTAGCCCTCGACCAGCACGATGTCGCAGGGCGAAAGGCGCGCCAGTATGGCGTCGAGCGAAGGCTCGTCCTCACTGGTTAGTTCGTGCATCAGCGCCCAGCGTTTGCCGGAGACGATGGCGACCTCGCCGGCGCCGGCCGCACGGTGGCGAAAGCTGTCGGTGCCCTGCTTGTCGATGTCGAATTCATGATGTGCGTGCTTGACCGTGGAAACGCGCCAGCCGCGCGCGGTCAATTCAGCCACGAGCCTTTCGGTCAGCGTGGTCTTGCCCGAATTCTTCCAGCCGGTGATGCCGAATACGCGCTGTGTCAAATCATGGCCCGCACGATCGCCTCGGCTTCCTGAAGGTCGCCGGGGGTGTTGATGTTGAAGAAGGGATCGACGATTTTTGCGGTGACGTCCAGCATCGGGAAATCGACCTCGACGAAATCGTGGCTTTCGATGAAGGCGCGCACGCGAAACTTGTGCTGTCCGCCGAGGAAGACCAGCAGCTCGTCGTGAAGCGTGACCGGCCACAGCGCAAATGTCGGGTGTTGTTCTCCGTCAGAGCATGCCACCGCAATGCGGCCTGCTTCGCCATTTCTGGCTGCATCGAGCTTTTCGCAAAGATTGGCGGGAAAGAAGGGCGTGTCGCCGGCAACCGTCAGGATATGGCTGGCGACAGGGCGCGCCCAGTCCATTCCCGCCAGAATCCCGGCCAAGGGTCCGGCGCCTGCGGTGTCGGCGATCACTGGGTGCCCGAACCCGGCAAGACGCGCCGGGTCGCCATTGGCGCTGATCGCCATGCTTGCGGCCTGCGGGGCAAGACGGGATATCACATGCGACAGGATCGTCCCGTCGCCAAGCGGACGCAATGTCTTGTCGCCGCCGCCCATTCGCGTCGCGCGGCCGCCTGAAAGGATCAATCCCGCAATGGTTTCTTGCACGCTCACGCTTCCCTGGCCGGATGCCGCGACACCCACATCACATAAAGGGTTGAAAGCGCGCCTGCCAGCGCCGAAAGCAACATCACCCACAGCAGCGGGTAGGGTCCAGTGTCGGGCGTCAGCAGTGCACCCGCGACCATCGAAAGAGCCGCGCCTCCGCCGATCTGCAATGCGCCGCCAAGGCCGGAGGCCGAGCCTGCGAGGTGGCTGCTGACGCTGACGATACCGGCATTGGCGTTGGGCAGCGTGACGCCATTGCCGACGCCGACGAAGAAGATAGGGCCGAACAGCGACAGCGGATGATTGTAGCCGGACCAGAACAGTGCGATCGACAGCATCATGCCCAGCGCCGTCACAATGTTGCCGTAGAGCATCATGCGGTTGATGCCCACCGTTCGCGAAAACCTGCCCGACATGAAGTTGCCGAGCATGTAGCCGATCGAGACGATGGCGAAGTACATGCCGTATTGCGACGGTGTCAGGTGCAGGATTTCGGATGAAATATACGGTCCGCCGCCGAGAAAGGCGAAGAAAGCGCCGGAGGTGAAGGCCGCCGTCAGCGTGTAGCCCCAGAAGCGGCGCGAGCCGATAACCTCGGGGTAGCTGCGAAACTGGGCGGCAAAGCTCGATGATTTCTGCCGGTTCGTTTCGCCGAGATCGAGCCAGACGATGACGAAGGCGAAGAGCCCGGCCGCAAGCATGAGCAGGAAGGTCGCTTGCCAGCCATAGAGTTCATCGAGGAACCCGCCGATGATCGGCCCGATCATCGGCACCAGGCTGGTGCCCATCGTGATGTAGCCGATCTTGCTTGCCGCCTCGGTTGCTTCGACCGTGTCGCGCACGATGGCGCGCGACAGCACCATGCCGGCCGCCGAACTGGCTTGCAGCAACCGGCAAGCAAGCAGCAGTTCGATCGTCGGCGCGTAGATCGCCGCAACCGTCCCAAGAATGAAAAGGGCGAAGCAGAACAGCATCACCGGCCGCCGGCCGAAGCGATCGGAGGCCGGCCCGATGAACAGCTGCAGGACGGCGGTGGCGGCGAGATAGAGCGAAACGGCCAGCTGCACCACCGCATATTCGGCGTCGAAATGCTTCGCCATGCCGGGCAGGGACGGCAGGAAGATATTCATCGACAGCGTGCTGGCTGCCGCTGCCGTCACCAGCGTGAAGACATGCGGCGGAGTCGCCTTGTTCAGAAACCCTGCGGCCATGTGCCCGCGCCTAGATGCCGTCCGGCGCCATTGCCGGGCTGGTGCTTTGCGCGGCCGGCGCTGTCTTCCCGGCGACCTGTTCACGATAGAGCGTGTAGAGGCCGGAGCTGACGATGATGATCGCGCCGACGATCATGGCAATGTCGGGAATGTCGCCAAAGATGAGATAGCCAAGCACGATCGCCCAGAGCAGGGCCGTATAGCGGAACGGTGCGATGAAGGAGATGTCGCCGGTGCGCATCGACATGATGACGAACTGGTAGCCGACCAGGACGAGCACGGCTGCAAGGCCGAGCAGAGCGATGTATTCATATTCCATCGGCGTCCAGCCGCCGAGCGGGGTTATGAGCACTGCGCCGCACAGCATGATCACCGTGGCGGTGACTGCGGAAACCAGAAGCGACGGGACGTGCGGCGGCAGGCGTCTGGTCGCCAGGTCGCGCAGTGCGCAGAAGGCGACCGATATCAGTGCCGACAATGCGAAGATGTTGAAACCCTCGAAGCCGGGCCGAACGATGACCATGACGCCGGTGAAGCCGGCGACGATCGCCAGCCAGCGGCGCCAGCCGACGCCTTCGCCCAGAAACAGCGCCGCGCCCATCGTCACTGCGAGCGGCAGGGCCTGAAGCACGGCAGAGACATTGGCGATGGGCAGGTGCTGGAGTGCGATCAGGAAGAAGATCGTGCCGCCGAGTTCGCCCAGCACGCGAAGGCCGATCATCGGGTGGAATATCAGCCGCGGCATCTTCAGCGCGCCCTGATGCCAGGCAAGCAGGGTGATCAACGTCGTCGCGAACAATCCGCGCACGAGGATCACCTGGCCGAAATTCATGTGCATCGACGCCAGCTTGATCAACGCGTCGTTGCAGGTGAACCCGGCCATCGACACCACCATGAACATGGCGCCGCGAAGGTTGGGAGAAAGTGCCAAGGCGTTTCCGATTCTTTATTGTTAGGCAAAGGATGTAACATCCGGTGCCGAAACAGCAATGCCAAAGCACTGGGCCACCGGAGAGGGTGCCTGTCCTGCTACTGCGAAAAATCGGCAGGCATAATTTTGCCGGCTAACGATGCTGCGCGGCCGCGCATGATCGAGAACGATGATGTATAACCGGCCGGATATGATAAATTCGCAGCGCCGGAAGGGGCCAGGAATTCGAGGTACAAGATCCCATGAATCCATCGGAACAGATCGACCAGCTCATCGCAAAACTAACGGACTGGCGCGGCAAGACGCTCGCCGGCCTGCGCAGGAGCATCCTTGAGGCCGATAAAGAGATCGTCGAGGAATGGAAGTGGATGGGAAGCCCGGTATGGTCCCGCGACGGCATCATCGCTGTCGTCAACGCCCACAAGGACAAGGTGAAGCTCACCTTTTCCCACGGCGCGAGCCTCGCCGATCCTGACAAGCTCTTCAATGCGGGCTTCGGCGGCAAGGTGTGGCGGGCGATCGATGTTTTCGAAGGGGATACGATCGACGAGCGCGCCCTGAAAAACCTGATCCGCGCCGCGATCGAGTTCAATCAGGCCAGGAAGAAGACGAAGAAAGCGCCGGCGGCTGCCCGATCGAAAGGCCCGTCCAGCAAGGAGACATGAAGCTCCTGCGGGTCTAGGCGGCTTCGATCAGAAGGTCGGCCAGTTCCTGCGGCTTGTCGATGCCGACATCGTGGCCGCAGGCGATCTGCCTGACGGCCCAGCTCGGATCCTTCCCTAGCGCATCGGCAGTCTGGCCGAACGGGCTGTCCCAGCCGGTCGCCTGGATGTAGGTCTTCTTCGGCACGCGCTGATAGGCGCCGGTCACGCGGAGCTTTTCCTTCAGCGACGCCGTCGGGTGCGGCGTTGCCTTGGCGTCGACCCAGGCGCGGTCGTTCTCGTCGAGGTAATCGCCCTTCGAGGTCGGCGGAGCGGGGATGGTTTCGCCGACCAGTTCCCAGCCTTCGGCGAAATCGGCGAAGGACTGGCCGTCTGCGGGTATGAACGCGTCGAGATAGACGATCGAGGCGATGCGCTCACCGATCCTTTCGGCCACCCCGGTTATGACGATGCCGGAATAGGAATGCCCGACCAGCACGATGCGATCGAGGTCCTTCCACAGCACCTCGTTGACGACGTCGTTGACATGAGTGGTGAGGTTTATGTCCGCTCCCGCCAGATGCGACCGCTCGCCAAGCCCGCTCAGCGTCGGCGCAAAGACACGGTGGCCCTTGGCCGTCAGCGCATCGGCAACCCGCATCATCGACCAGCTGCCCGCCCATGCGCCATGCACGAGCACAAAGGTAGCGCGCCCGTTCTTCTTTGAGTCGGTCATTTCATCCTCCCAAGTATTTGAATTCGCTGGCTTACGAGCCCTGCCGGCCCAGCGGTGCAAGGTCGAGATAGTGCAGGACCGGCACCAATGGCTCCAGGCCGCGCGCATAGGTCGAATAGCTGTGCAGGATCCGGCCTTCGTCGCGGAGGAAGACGCTGAGGCCCGGCAGTTCGGTGCCCCACTGGTCCCAGGCGCCTTTCGCGGCTTCGAACTCGGCCTTGCCGCGGTAGTTGATCTCGATGGGCGCGATCTTTTCGTCCAGCGTGACGTGGAAATCGTAGTTGAAGTCGCTGCCGAAGGACGAATACCACGGCACCGTCCAGCCCATCTTCTGCCTGTAGCCGGCCAGCTTGCCGAAAGGTGCGCGCGAGACCATTGCCAGCGTGGTTTCGCGTTTATGCAGTTCGGACAGATCCGGCAGGCTGTTGGCGAAGCTGGTGCAGCCGTGGCAGCCATTCTCCCATTTCGGGTCGAACATGAAGTGGTAGATAAGGAGCTGGCGACGCCCCTCGAACAGGTCGGCAAGGCTCGCTCTGCCGTTCGGCCCGTCGAAGACATAGTCCTTCTCGACCAGTTCCATCGGCAGGGCCCGGCGTTCGGCGTTCAGAGCGTCGCGCGCCCTCGACATTTCCTTCTCGCGGGCGAGCAGCCGCTTGCGCGCTGCCACCCATTCGCCGTGCGGGACGATTTTCTGCGCTTCCATGTCTGTCTCCTTTCGAATTCAGTTCAGGTTCCGCGTCGGAAAGAATTTGAAATAGGGCTCGGCTTCCTTCAGCACGCGGGCGAAGGACGGGCGGTTCAGCAGCCGGTCGAAATAGGCGGCCATGTGCTTGTGCGTGGCGGCAAATGGCTCGACCTTCTCGGCATAGAACAGCGCTGGTGCTGCCGCGCAGTCGGCCATGGTGAAGGCGTCGCCCATCGCCCATGTCCGCGTGGCCATGTCACGCTCGATCATGCCGTAGGCGGTTCGAAGCGTCTCGCGTGCCTGTTCGACGCCGAAGCCATCGTGCTGGCCTGCCGGGCGAATGCGGTCGACGACGATCTTCTGCATCGGTTCCTGCACGTAGAGATCATAAAAGCGATCGGAAAGGCGGGTGCGCCAGGCTTCTTCGGGGTCGGCCGGTATGAAGCGGATTTTTCCAGGGTAATACTTGTCCAGATATTCGATGATGATGGTCGATTCCGGCACGATGCGGTCGCGGGCGGCGTCGCGCAGCACCGGCATCTTGCCGACCGGCCACAATTCCTTGAAATCAGCGCTGGAGCTTTCGTCGCCAAGATCGACCAGCACCGTTTCGAACGGCGTGTCGTTTTCATAAAGCGCGATCAGCGGCTTGTGGCAGAAGGAGGCGAGGGGATGGAAATGATAGGTGAGAGACATGGACTGATCGCTTTCTCGCGCCGTTCGCCAGCCCGCACGCCAAGCTGACTAATTAGTGATTGTATTTTGAAACCAGTTGCACGATAATAGTACTGATATGGAATTGCAACCGGTTTTTCGGAGAATTTTTTGATGGACGCTGCTCATCGCTCGGGCTGCCCGATAAACCTCTCGCTCGAAGTGTTCGGCGACAAATGGAGCCTGCTGATCCTTCGCGACATGATCTTCGGCGGCAAACGCCACTTTCGCGAGCTTTTGCGGTCGGAAGAGGGCATTTCGTCCAACATCCTCGCCGACCGCATGAAGATGCTGCTGGAAGAGGGCATGCTCACCAAGACGGACGACCCGAGCCACAAGCAGAAGGCGATCTACAGCCTGACCGAGATGGCGATCGAACTGGTGCCGATCATGGCCCATCTCGGCGCCTGGGGCCGCAAATGGCTTCCGGTCAGCGAGGAGCTCAGCATCCGCGCCCGGCTGCTGGAGGAGGGCGGGCTGCCGATGTGGGAGAAATTCATGGCCGAGCTGCGCGTCGAGCAGCTTGGCGCGCCGAGCACCACTTCCGGCCCGACGGTGCGCGAGACGCTGCAGGCGGCCTATCTTGAGGTGGTCGCGCGGCAGCAGGCGGAGCGGGCCACAGCGAACTGAGGCAACTGCCGTCCGGCGGCGCGAGGCACGGCGATTAATCTGGCTTGTTCATGGCTTGAGACTCGATCAGAACCGATCCAGTCTGAGATTCCGCACCGGGTTTATGATTGCGGACTTTGCTGTGGGGGCTGATGAAAGCGCGAGCGAAAAAACCAAAGCTGCACACCGGAGGCTGCCTTTGCGGCGCCGTTCGCTTCGAGGCGACCGGCCCGGCTGAAAAGCCGCACACCTGCTCGTGCCGCATGTGCCAGCGCCACACCGGCGCATTGACGGCGCCCTGGGTCGAGTTCCCAAGCGACCGGGTGGCGTGGACCGGACCCGCCGGCAAGCCGTCCGTCTATCGCTCGTCGGACTATTCCAGCCGCGCTTTCTGCCCCACCTGCGGCAGCTCGCTCGGCGCGATCGACGACAACCCCGTCGTTGCCCTGCTGCTCGGAGCCTTCGACAAGCCGGCGGCAAAGGAACTGATGCCCACCTATCATACCAACCGAGGCGGACGGCCGAAATGGTGGCATGTGGAGGCGGGGGCGGAGTAGGGGAAGGTGGACGATGGGGCTGCGGTAAGAGAGCAGACGCCCTTGCTCCGCAAAGCTTTGGCTTTACACTCGGCGATATGGGCAGACGGGGGTATGTCTACATTCTCGCTTCACAGAAGAACGGGACGCTCTACGTCGGCGTCACGTCAGACCTTGCCGGCCGTTTGCTGCAGCACCAGACCGGAACCGGTTCGAAATTCGTCGCCCGATATGGCGTCATGCGCCTTGTCTGGTTCGACGAATACGATCTGGTCGTCGATGCCGTCGCCCGCGAGAAGGTGATCAAGAAGTGGCCACGTCAGTGGAAGATCAACCTCATCGAGGAGCGCAATCCACATTGGCACGACATTCGTGGCATTTGCTTTGACGGGAGGCATTTCGTTGCGCTTGTTCTGCACCGCCGGCTCGCGTTGCCGTTCAGGCATGGATTCCCGACACTCTCCACTCGCTAACGCTCGCTCACGAGGTCGAGAATGACGAATTGCATTTTAGATTCGTCGCCAATCTCGGACGCTGGCGACTTGCACGAGAGTTCTGCAAAGCAACCCTTCTCTCCAACGCAAGTGATTTGAGCCGAGCATTCCTTGACATCCGTCATTCTCGACCTCGTGAGCGAGCGAAGCTAAGGGCGAAGAGCCCGGGAATCCATGCCGGAACGTCGATGAAGCCGCTGCGGTGCAGAACTGCCGGAACCGGAAAAGTGGGGAAAGATTTTAGGAGCATTTCCACTCAACCCATTGTTTTCATTCACACCGCACATTTTCTCACATCCGATTTATCCCCCTCTTTCCAGCCTCGCTCATACTCGTCCCCGCAAATCCGCTTCCAACGGGATCCCTGGTGCGCACCGGGTATCAGGGGGAAGCGTCGGCGTCCGGGCTGGTGGTGCTGCGGTAGCACTGCTGGGTGATGAACCCCTAAGCCCGGGTCCTTGGCGGCGGCTGGCCACGCGAATGTGGAGGCGACTGAGCGGGACAAGAGCGCTGGCGGGGCGCATAGGCTGCGCCACGAATTACACTTAGGAAGGCAAGGCCTTTGCGCCCCGCATTCCCAGTTCTTTGACAATGGCCAGATGCGAAAGCAGGCGTGGCGATGAATAGGTGCGTCCTTCGAGGCTCGCTACGCTCGCACCTCAGGATGAGGGAGGATGTGCCCGCAGAAGTCCTTTTCATGAAGGGTAGGTGCGTTTCAGGATCAGGGAGAATTGCGCTAACCTCCCTCATCCTGAGGTGCGAGCGAAGCGAGCCTCGAAGGACGCACCGGAATGCACCGGGGACAGGGCGTGGCGATGATGAAGCGCGCCTCTCCTTCTCCCCTTGTGGGAGAAGGTGGCCGATCCGAAGGGGAGGTCGGATGAGGGGTGTTGGAAGAAATGCGACGAGGGGACGGGTAGCTATGCCTGCCACACCTTCGGAACAGAAATCACTCCGTCCAGCACCCTCATCCGTCTTGGCGCTACGCGCTAATCCACCTTCTCCCACAAGGGGAAGGAAGAGGAGCCGACCTTCACCCGCCGGTAACGCTCATATGGCGCGAGACGGCGGGGCGGCTGGTGCGGCGGTCGATGATGAAGTCGTGGCCCTTGGGCTTGCGGCCGATGGCTTCGTCGATGGCGCTGGAGAGAAGTTCGTTGCCTTCGGAGGCGCGCAGCGGTGCGCGCAGGTCGGCGGCGTCTTCCTGGCCGAGACACATATAGAGCGTGCCGGTGCAGGTCAGCCGCACGCGGTTGCAGCTTTCGCAGAAATTATGCGTCATCGGCGTGATGAAGCCGAGCCGGCCGCCGGTCTCGGCAACCTCGACATAGCGCGCCGGGCCGCCGGTCTTGTAGGGAATGTCGGTCAGCGTGAACTGGCGCTCGAGATCGGCGCGCAGCAGCGACAGCGGCAGATACTGGTCGGTGCGGTCAAGATCGATCTCGCCCATCGGCATGGTCTCGATGACGGTCAGGTCCATGCCGCGGCCATGCGCCCAGCGCAGCATCTCGGGCAGCTCGATATCGTTGAAGCCCTTCAGCGCCACCGCGTTGAGCTTGATCTTGAGCCCGGCAGCCTGCGCGGCGTCGATGCCGGCCATCACCTTGTCGAGATGGCCCCAGCGGGTGACGGCATGGAATTTCTGCGCGTCGAGCGTGTCGAGCGAAACATTGATGCGCTTGACGCCGCAATCGGCGAGCTCCCCGGCGAAGCGGGCAAGCTGCGAGCCGTTGGTGGTCAGCGTCAGCTCTTCCAGAGCACCGCTCTTGAGGTGGCGCGACAGCTCGCGCACCAGATGCATGATGTTCTTGCGCACCAGCGGTTCGCCGCCGGTCAGCCGCAATCTGCGCACGCCTTTCTCGATGAAGACGGTGCACAGCCGGTCGAGCTCTTCCAGCGAGAGCAGATCCTTCTTGGGCAAAAAGGTCATGTCTTCCGCCATGCAATAGGTGCAGCGGAAGTCGCAGCGGTCGGTGACCGACACGCGCAGATAGCTGATCGTGCGACCGAATGGATCGATCATGTTCATGCGAAGGCGCTTCCTCATGCCGTCAGCGTGACGGCTCTTGCCCCTGAATGTCGTGTATTCGTACCCGTCATTCAAGATAGGTGATATCGGTCTTTGGTAACATCTCCGTAGCCGACGCTGCAATGTCGGCTTTGTGGCACAGCTTTTTCACCTTTTCGGTGAACCCGAAGGCGCGTAGGGAAGGGGCCGAAACAAGGGCAGGACGATGACGGCGCCAACTGAACTGAGAGTATCGAAGGATCGCCGCACGCTGACGGTGACGTTTCCCAACCACCATCCGTTCGAGCTGTCGGCCGAACTGCTGCGCGTCGCTTCGCCCTCGGCGGAAGTGCAGGGGCATTCGCCGGAACAGCGCGTCACGGTGCCGGGCAAACGCAACGTGGCAATCTCCAGGATCGAGCCGGTCGGCAATTATGCGGTGCGCATCATCTTCGACGACACGCACGACACCGGCATCTTCACCTGGAACTATCTGCATACGTTGGGCCACGAGAAGGACGAGCGCTGGAACGCCTATCTCGCCGAGCTTCAGCAAAAGGGCATGAGCCGGGGATAGCGTCTTAAAAGCGTCATCGAGTTAGCATACGGCGCGAGCAGGAAACGGAGGTTTGGGAATGTCGAAAATCACCACCGTCGAACAGCTCGAAGCGCTCTACGGCCTGCCCGGCGAGACCTCGCTGGTCAAGGAACTCGACCACATCATTCCCGAATATGCGGCCTTCATCGAAGCGTCGCCCTTCGCAGCCCTTGCTACTACCGGCCCGGAAGGTCTCGACTGCTCGCCGCGCGGCGATCTCGCCGGCTTCGTGCGCATCCACGACGAACGGACGCTGATGATGCCCGACCGGCGCGGAAACAACCGCGCCGATTCGCTGAAGAACATCATCCGCGACGACAAGGTGGCGCTGCTGTTTCTCGTCCCGGGCTCCGGCACGACCTTGCGGGTCAACGGCCGCGCCTACATCACCACGGATGCCGAGCTATGCGCGTCCTTCACGGTCGAAGGCAAGCCGGCGCGCTCGGTTACTGTGATCAAGGTCGAGGCCGTCTATTTCCAGTGCGCGCGGGCCATCGTCCGGTCCGAATTGTGGAACCCGGAAAAGCACGTCGATCCGAAGTCGCTGCCGACGCCGGGCCAGATACTTGCGGTGACAAGCCGGAAAAACATCGACGGCGAGAAGTACGATCGCGAATGGCCGGAGCGCGCAAAAGCCAGCATGTGGTAGGAGGCGCGACCGCCTTCAGGTGTTTTTCATCACCTCGGAAATGCGTGTCATCATAGCGCCCATGCGGTCGCATTCGGACGGGGAGGTCTGGGCCATCACCGTCTCGATCAGGCCGTTATAGATGTGCAGGGCTTCCATCAGGAGTTCCTCGCCATTGCCCGTGAGGGTCAGCCGCATGATTCGCTTGTCCTTGGCGTCGTTTTCGCGGGTAAGCAGGCCGCGCTTTTCCAGCTGGGGCAGAAGCATGGTAATATTCGACCGTCCGACCAGCAATTTGCGGGCGAGATCATGCTGGGACATGCCTGGATGCCGGTAGAGGTTCATCAGCATGTCGAGCTGCGCGAGTTTCAGGTCGAGCGGCTGCAGCGCCTTGCTCAAGGCTGCCACGACGGCCTTTTCGGCGCGCACCAAAGCGATCCAGTTGCGGAACCGCGGATTGTCCCAGGGGAGGTCTTGCTTATTGTTCATGTTTGAACTATTATGTTCACAGTTGAACCGTTGGTCGGATCGTCAATATGGCATCAATTGGTTTGAAGGTCATCCGGGGTGTCTTCGGTGCTGCCGAACATATAGCACCGCGATTGGGCGGACGCGCTGCGTTTGAGCTCTTCTGCCGAACACCTGACCCGAAAAAGCTGAGTGCAGGCGAGCGGCGCGCGGTCGAAGCGGCCAGGGGCTTCATGGCTGAGGCGCGGCATCACCGGCTGAAAGTCGGCTCAGGATGCGTGAGCGTTCACGAGTTTCGCCCCGAGGGCCATCCCGCAACCGCAACCGTGCTCGTCATCCATGGCTGGCGCTCGCGCACCGAATATATGCGCGCCCTCATCGACGGTTATCGCAAAGCGGGCTTTCGCGTGATGTCGCTCGATCTGCCGGGGCACGGCGGGTCGACGGGCCGCAGGCTCAACATGGCCATGGCCGTCGAAGCGACCGCAGCGGCGGCGCAATGGTTCGGCCCGTTTGCAGCGGTTGTCGGCCACTCTTTCGGCGGCGCGGTCGCAGCTTGTGCGGC
Protein-coding regions in this window:
- a CDS encoding ABC transporter substrate-binding protein, which translates into the protein MRILMRVALGVSVMALAIGAAQAQEKTIKIGTEGAYPPFNNLTADGKLEGFDIDIANALCEEMKAKCEFVTQDWDGIIPALQAGKFDAIIASMSITPERLEKVDFSEKYYNTPSAIAVPKDSELKGVTKEDLAGKTIGVQGSTTHFNYAEKTFTDGEVKAYPTAQEYQLDIANGRLDAVEDDIVVLSQWLDSADGACCKLLGQPSPQPVEIFGPGAGIAVRKGDALAAEFSAAIKAIRANGKYKEINDKYFKFDVYGAES
- the mobB gene encoding molybdopterin-guanine dinucleotide biosynthesis protein B, which translates into the protein MTQRVFGITGWKNSGKTTLTERLVAELTARGWRVSTVKHAHHEFDIDKQGTDSFRHRAAGAGEVAIVSGKRWALMHELTSEDEPSLDAILARLSPCDIVLVEGYKREAHKKIEARRLEAKDTAPLSANDPNIVAIAADHPVSGERLLTFGIDDIAAIADFIETTTGLKKLT
- the mobA gene encoding molybdenum cofactor guanylyltransferase MobA; its protein translation is MQETIAGLILSGGRATRMGGGDKTLRPLGDGTILSHVISRLAPQAASMAISANGDPARLAGFGHPVIADTAGAGPLAGILAGMDWARPVASHILTVAGDTPFFPANLCEKLDAARNGEAGRIAVACSDGEQHPTFALWPVTLHDELLVFLGGQHKFRVRAFIESHDFVEVDFPMLDVTAKIVDPFFNINTPGDLQEAEAIVRAMI
- a CDS encoding multidrug effflux MFS transporter; amino-acid sequence: MAAGFLNKATPPHVFTLVTAAAASTLSMNIFLPSLPGMAKHFDAEYAVVQLAVSLYLAATAVLQLFIGPASDRFGRRPVMLFCFALFILGTVAAIYAPTIELLLACRLLQASSAAGMVLSRAIVRDTVEATEAASKIGYITMGTSLVPMIGPIIGGFLDELYGWQATFLLMLAAGLFAFVIVWLDLGETNRQKSSSFAAQFRSYPEVIGSRRFWGYTLTAAFTSGAFFAFLGGGPYISSEILHLTPSQYGMYFAIVSIGYMLGNFMSGRFSRTVGINRMMLYGNIVTALGMMLSIALFWSGYNHPLSLFGPIFFVGVGNGVTLPNANAGIVSVSSHLAGSASGLGGALQIGGGAALSMVAGALLTPDTGPYPLLWVMLLSALAGALSTLYVMWVSRHPAREA
- a CDS encoding DMT family transporter — translated: MALSPNLRGAMFMVVSMAGFTCNDALIKLASMHMNFGQVILVRGLFATTLITLLAWHQGALKMPRLIFHPMIGLRVLGELGGTIFFLIALQHLPIANVSAVLQALPLAVTMGAALFLGEGVGWRRWLAIVAGFTGVMVIVRPGFEGFNIFALSALISVAFCALRDLATRRLPPHVPSLLVSAVTATVIMLCGAVLITPLGGWTPMEYEYIALLGLAAVLVLVGYQFVIMSMRTGDISFIAPFRYTALLWAIVLGYLIFGDIPDIAMIVGAIIIVSSGLYTLYREQVAGKTAPAAQSTSPAMAPDGI
- a CDS encoding DUF1801 domain-containing protein, with the translated sequence MNPSEQIDQLIAKLTDWRGKTLAGLRRSILEADKEIVEEWKWMGSPVWSRDGIIAVVNAHKDKVKLTFSHGASLADPDKLFNAGFGGKVWRAIDVFEGDTIDERALKNLIRAAIEFNQARKKTKKAPAAARSKGPSSKET
- a CDS encoding alpha/beta hydrolase, giving the protein MTDSKKNGRATFVLVHGAWAGSWSMMRVADALTAKGHRVFAPTLSGLGERSHLAGADINLTTHVNDVVNEVLWKDLDRIVLVGHSYSGIVITGVAERIGERIASIVYLDAFIPADGQSFADFAEGWELVGETIPAPPTSKGDYLDENDRAWVDAKATPHPTASLKEKLRVTGAYQRVPKKTYIQATGWDSPFGQTADALGKDPSWAVRQIACGHDVGIDKPQELADLLIEAA
- a CDS encoding DUF899 domain-containing protein, which gives rise to MEAQKIVPHGEWVAARKRLLAREKEMSRARDALNAERRALPMELVEKDYVFDGPNGRASLADLFEGRRQLLIYHFMFDPKWENGCHGCTSFANSLPDLSELHKRETTLAMVSRAPFGKLAGYRQKMGWTVPWYSSFGSDFNYDFHVTLDEKIAPIEINYRGKAEFEAAKGAWDQWGTELPGLSVFLRDEGRILHSYSTYARGLEPLVPVLHYLDLAPLGRQGS
- a CDS encoding glutathione S-transferase family protein, whose protein sequence is MSLTYHFHPLASFCHKPLIALYENDTPFETVLVDLGDESSSADFKELWPVGKMPVLRDAARDRIVPESTIIIEYLDKYYPGKIRFIPADPEEAWRTRLSDRFYDLYVQEPMQKIVVDRIRPAGQHDGFGVEQARETLRTAYGMIERDMATRTWAMGDAFTMADCAAAPALFYAEKVEPFAATHKHMAAYFDRLLNRPSFARVLKEAEPYFKFFPTRNLN
- a CDS encoding helix-turn-helix domain-containing protein; the encoded protein is MDAAHRSGCPINLSLEVFGDKWSLLILRDMIFGGKRHFRELLRSEEGISSNILADRMKMLLEEGMLTKTDDPSHKQKAIYSLTEMAIELVPIMAHLGAWGRKWLPVSEELSIRARLLEEGGLPMWEKFMAELRVEQLGAPSTTSGPTVRETLQAAYLEVVARQQAERATAN